One part of the Campylobacter sp. RM16189 genome encodes these proteins:
- the mscL gene encoding large-conductance mechanosensitive channel protein MscL: protein MSFVKEFKEFAMRGNVIDMAVGVVIGGAFGKIVSSLVGDVIMPIVGVLTGGVNFTDLKFTLKDAVGDVPAVTVNYGSFIQTMVDFMIIAFCIFCVIKAINTLKKPKVEAPKEPAKPSEDIVLLTEIRDLLKK, encoded by the coding sequence ATGAGCTTCGTTAAGGAATTTAAAGAATTTGCTATGCGTGGAAACGTCATAGACATGGCTGTAGGTGTCGTTATAGGAGGCGCTTTTGGCAAAATCGTAAGCTCTCTTGTGGGTGATGTGATTATGCCTATCGTAGGTGTTTTAACTGGAGGAGTAAATTTTACAGATCTTAAATTTACTCTTAAAGATGCAGTAGGAGATGTGCCGGCTGTTACTGTTAATTATGGCTCTTTTATACAGACTATGGTTGATTTTATGATCATTGCGTTTTGTATATTTTGTGTTATAAAGGCTATAAATACTCTTAAAAAACCAAAAGTTGAAGCTCCTAAAGAACCTGCTAAACCAAGCGAGGATATCGTTCTTTTAACAGAGATTAGAGATCTTCTTAAAAAGTAA
- a CDS encoding Crp/Fnr family transcriptional regulator: MLGQIPFFKELDQEELNQLEKISIIKKYKKGEFLFMEGDDSKWLHLLLKGSLKLYKTTPKGKEIFMHQLNAMNFVAELANFENIKFPATALFVSSGEVLKIDYEKFYKDFLSNPQISVAIIKSLSQKLKIASDVLHQELVLSSEAKVAKFLTDYQDLFNTLKHVKIASILNITPETLSRTLAKFRAQELVDLDQNNKIINISETKLKNFFDN, translated from the coding sequence ATTTTAGGACAAATTCCATTTTTTAAAGAGCTGGACCAAGAGGAGCTTAATCAGCTAGAAAAAATCAGCATAATTAAAAAATATAAAAAAGGCGAATTTTTGTTTATGGAAGGAGATGATTCTAAGTGGCTCCATCTTCTTCTAAAAGGCTCATTGAAACTTTATAAAACTACTCCAAAAGGAAAAGAAATTTTCATGCATCAGCTCAATGCTATGAATTTCGTAGCCGAGCTTGCAAATTTTGAAAATATTAAATTTCCCGCTACAGCACTATTTGTAAGCTCTGGGGAGGTTTTGAAGATAGATTATGAGAAATTTTATAAGGACTTTCTGTCAAACCCTCAAATTTCAGTAGCTATAATCAAATCTCTATCTCAAAAACTAAAAATTGCAAGCGATGTTTTGCATCAGGAGCTTGTTTTAAGCTCGGAGGCAAAGGTTGCTAAATTTTTAACAGATTATCAAGACCTTTTTAATACATTAAAGCATGTAAAAATTGCTTCAATCTTAAATATAACTCCGGAAACTTTATCGAGAACACTCGCGAAATTTAGGGCGCAAGAGCTTGTTGATTTGGATCAGAACAACAAAATAATCAATATATCAGAGACAAAGCTTAAAAATTTTTTTGATAACTGA
- a CDS encoding NapC/NirT family cytochrome c gives MKRKFFVWSVVVGIFIGLISSIGIADLIHYTGSDKFCTMCHTMEPMVKSYHNDVHGGNNKLGVKAECSTCHLSHDNTLMYLWTKTKVSLNDGYKTVFTDVSKIDWHAKRKNSHKFTYDSGCMTCHSNLQEMNNQVDKAWLAHRDYFAGHINKTCVQCHNNVGHKNMGIEITKHWESINANNK, from the coding sequence ATGAAAAGAAAGTTTTTTGTTTGGTCGGTTGTAGTTGGTATATTTATAGGACTTATATCATCGATCGGAATTGCTGATCTTATCCACTATACTGGAAGCGATAAGTTTTGCACAATGTGTCATACTATGGAGCCTATGGTGAAATCTTATCACAATGATGTGCATGGAGGCAACAACAAACTTGGTGTAAAAGCGGAGTGTTCGACCTGTCACCTTTCGCATGATAATACCTTAATGTACCTATGGACAAAAACAAAGGTGTCTTTAAATGACGGTTATAAGACTGTTTTTACAGATGTGAGTAAGATTGATTGGCATGCGAAACGAAAAAATTCTCACAAATTTACATACGATAGTGGCTGTATGACCTGTCATTCAAATTTACAGGAGATGAACAATCAAGTAGATAAGGCTTGGCTTGCTCACAGAGACTATTTCGCTGGTCATATCAACAAGACCTGTGTTCAGTGTCACAACAATGTAGGTCACAAGAATATGGGTATTGAGATAACAAAACATTGGGAGAGTATAAATGCAAACAATAAATAA
- a CDS encoding multiheme c-type cytochrome, giving the protein MLKKVIALLACLFSFAFAESISDANLVKNLKVDRNLTPLAKGCIECHAKETPGIVADWKNSRHAHVGVSCTDCHSHPADSPMAMKQAHPKDSNNHVSALVSPKTCEKCHANEVKQFNESGHARGGIQVYAKKGMLDLMYHFEGRGHPDLQISPDSTGCMQCHGSVIKMDADNRPTKETWPNYGIGNLYPDGGIGGCKSCHSGHKFAVSEARKPAACASCHLGPDHPDIEIYNNSMHGHIFNSEGHTWNFDSAPDTWAVPDYRAPTCATCHMSGVGELQTTHNVSRRLKWNLWAPHSNLRTGGNDTAVSEYEKTGKLNVGTPLAGHVDGPDAARKEMMIVCKECHSPLHSENFFTMADKHVMLYNDYHKDAKAMLDDLKSKKLLKEDPWADEFQRIYYHLWHHEGRRMRQGAMMNGPDYAHWHGVFEVKDDIRKLQDIYDKRIKSGTIE; this is encoded by the coding sequence ATGTTGAAAAAAGTTATTGCATTACTAGCCTGTCTTTTTTCGTTCGCATTTGCAGAGAGCATTTCGGATGCAAATCTTGTGAAAAACCTAAAAGTTGATCGCAATTTAACTCCGCTTGCTAAAGGCTGTATTGAGTGCCACGCAAAAGAGACACCGGGTATTGTGGCGGATTGGAAAAATAGCCGTCACGCACATGTTGGAGTAAGTTGTACAGATTGTCACTCACACCCTGCGGATAGCCCTATGGCGATGAAACAAGCGCATCCAAAGGATAGCAACAATCACGTATCTGCTTTGGTAAGCCCAAAAACCTGCGAAAAGTGCCACGCTAACGAAGTTAAGCAGTTTAACGAGAGTGGTCACGCAAGAGGTGGTATACAAGTGTATGCTAAAAAGGGTATGCTTGATCTAATGTATCATTTTGAAGGTCGCGGTCACCCTGATCTACAAATTTCTCCTGATTCAACAGGTTGTATGCAGTGCCACGGCTCTGTAATTAAGATGGACGCTGATAATCGTCCTACAAAAGAGACTTGGCCAAATTACGGTATAGGCAACCTATATCCAGACGGTGGAATTGGTGGATGTAAATCATGCCATAGCGGACATAAATTCGCTGTTAGTGAAGCTAGAAAACCAGCTGCTTGTGCATCTTGTCACCTTGGACCTGATCATCCGGATATCGAGATTTACAACAACTCAATGCACGGACATATCTTTAACTCAGAGGGACATACATGGAATTTTGATAGCGCTCCTGATACATGGGCTGTGCCTGATTATAGAGCCCCAACTTGTGCTACTTGTCATATGAGTGGAGTTGGTGAGCTACAAACTACACACAACGTTTCAAGACGCTTGAAATGGAATTTGTGGGCACCACATAGTAATCTAAGAACAGGCGGCAACGATACTGCTGTAAGTGAATATGAAAAAACAGGCAAACTAAATGTCGGTACACCACTAGCAGGTCACGTTGATGGTCCTGATGCTGCCAGAAAAGAGATGATGATAGTTTGTAAAGAGTGCCATAGTCCGCTTCATAGCGAAAACTTCTTTACAATGGCAGATAAGCACGTAATGCTTTACAATGATTACCATAAAGATGCAAAAGCTATGCTAGATGACCTAAAATCTAAAAAGCTTCTTAAAGAGGATCCTTGGGCTGATGAATTCCAAAGAATTTACTACCACCTATGGCATCACGAGGGTCGTCGTATGAGACAGGGTGCGATGATGAACGGTCCTGACTATGCTCACTGGCATGGAGTATTTGAGGTTAAAGATGATATCAGAAAACTTCAAGATATCTACGACAAGAGAATTAAGAGCGGAACCATCGAGTAA
- a CDS encoding metallophosphoesterase — MNFVGYRGLFAKTEGRSLHKFLLAVFFATLAVGGVLLAFSLRFNFLNAEFRLAFSLMLALSFILFSFVLFSNLIIVAFRPVTKRVFSESRRKFLRFYLDVTILILAFSYFFKGMYNASHVPEVKRQNIVLDGLKDPLKIAMITDIHLGDFLGVPFAKALVERINLLNADAVVIVGDIADLPPSRLGEYIAPFAEFKSRYGTFYAPGNHEYYNGIEGTLKEIKKIGIKILGNKSVSIGGINLAGVYDLIGYRYKFYEPDLEAALRNTDKNLPTVLLAHQPKFIKYMHKDVDLVLCGHTHGGQIFPFSLLVKLDQKYLAGLYQVNDKMQVYVSRGAGFWGPPVRVLAPSEISLLELKGE; from the coding sequence ATGAATTTTGTTGGCTACAGAGGGCTGTTTGCTAAAACAGAAGGGCGAAGTCTGCATAAATTTTTGCTCGCAGTCTTTTTTGCTACTCTTGCCGTAGGTGGCGTGCTGCTAGCTTTTTCGCTGAGGTTTAACTTTTTAAATGCGGAATTTAGACTTGCTTTTTCGCTTATGCTTGCACTTAGCTTTATACTATTTTCGTTTGTTCTCTTTTCAAATTTGATTATAGTCGCTTTTAGACCGGTTACGAAGCGTGTTTTTAGCGAAAGTAGGCGTAAATTTTTAAGATTTTATCTTGACGTTACGATATTAATTCTTGCATTTAGCTACTTTTTTAAAGGTATGTATAACGCTTCGCACGTTCCTGAAGTAAAGCGCCAAAATATCGTGCTTGATGGGCTTAAAGACCCTCTTAAGATAGCAATGATAACCGATATTCATTTAGGAGATTTTTTAGGAGTTCCTTTTGCTAAGGCTTTGGTTGAGCGTATAAATTTACTAAATGCCGATGCGGTCGTTATAGTAGGAGATATAGCCGATCTTCCTCCAAGCAGGCTTGGCGAGTATATAGCTCCTTTTGCCGAGTTTAAATCTCGCTACGGGACATTTTATGCGCCGGGAAATCATGAGTATTATAACGGTATTGAAGGAACGCTAAAAGAGATTAAAAAGATCGGCATTAAAATTTTAGGCAATAAAAGCGTGAGTATAGGCGGTATAAATTTAGCCGGAGTTTATGATCTCATCGGCTATAGATATAAATTTTATGAGCCTGATTTAGAAGCCGCTCTTAGAAATACCGATAAGAATTTGCCGACCGTTTTGCTTGCACATCAGCCTAAATTTATCAAATACATGCATAAAGATGTGGATTTGGTTTTGTGCGGGCACACTCACGGAGGACAAATTTTCCCATTTTCGCTTCTTGTAAAGCTTGATCAGAAGTATTTAGCGGGGCTTTATCAAGTAAATGATAAAATGCAGGTTTATGTAAGCAGGGGTGCGGGATTTTGGGGGCCTCCGGTGAGAGTTCTTGCGCCTAGCGAAATTTCTTTGTTGGAGCTTAAAGGAGAGTAG
- a CDS encoding phosphatidylserine decarboxylase: MRKRISQIFGKIAGTAFPKFMQDFINSNYVKYFKIDMSEFKRPQDYESLTALFTRELVIMRKFDEAKEVLISPSDGLCLECGISNLRKAISIKGHEYSITELLDSALSEEDAGRQEEFVYANIYLSPRDYHRYHAPCDIEILSALYVPGDLYSVSVKALEKVENLYALNERVVLKCRISNKKIVWLVFVGALNVGKMKFIFDNRIQTNAMASFVQSYEYENLSVRKGELLGYFELGSTIVIVGEKDSLELNLFNSKVLKFGESVGIIKA; encoded by the coding sequence ATGAGAAAGAGGATTTCTCAAATTTTCGGCAAAATCGCAGGAACCGCATTTCCTAAATTTATGCAAGATTTTATAAATTCAAACTACGTCAAATATTTTAAAATCGACATGAGCGAGTTTAAAAGACCTCAAGATTACGAGAGTTTAACCGCGCTTTTTACAAGAGAGCTTGTGATAATGAGAAAATTTGATGAAGCCAAAGAGGTGCTTATAAGCCCAAGCGACGGGCTTTGCCTTGAGTGCGGTATTAGCAATTTAAGAAAAGCTATTAGTATAAAAGGACACGAATACTCCATAACCGAGCTTTTAGACTCCGCTTTGAGCGAAGAGGATGCTGGTCGTCAAGAGGAGTTTGTCTATGCCAATATCTATCTAAGTCCTAGGGACTATCACCGCTATCATGCTCCTTGCGATATTGAAATTTTAAGCGCTCTTTATGTCCCTGGAGATTTATATAGTGTAAGCGTCAAGGCTCTTGAGAAAGTTGAAAATCTATATGCCCTTAACGAAAGAGTTGTTTTAAAGTGTAGAATTTCAAATAAAAAGATAGTTTGGCTTGTATTTGTCGGAGCTTTAAACGTTGGAAAGATGAAATTTATTTTTGATAATAGAATTCAAACTAATGCGATGGCCTCATTTGTCCAAAGCTATGAGTATGAAAATTTAAGTGTCAGAAAAGGTGAACTTTTGGGTTATTTTGAGCTAGGTTCTACGATTGTGATAGTCGGCGAAAAAGATAGCTTAGAGCTTAATCTTTTTAACTCTAAAGTTTTAAAATTCGGCGAAAGTGTCGGAATTATAAAAGCTTAA
- a CDS encoding DNA alkylation repair protein, with protein sequence MSDYSLAQHFGVNLAEILSGKIKAVYPKFDEQKYIKNVASKVDDLAYSDRIELHAIELNSALNLDYKDQIEILTSILGEENPNETGMFKKYYWVLPIGKFVEIYGINDFETSINAIAEITKRNTGEYAIRVFIRKYPNEMLEVMRNWAKSRNFHLRRLASEGLRPKLPWASKLENFIDDPKPVFEILELLKEDNVKFVQRSVANHMNDYLKLNFDAAKELLSKWAKSKNQNTQWIVKHATRKIKI encoded by the coding sequence ATGAGCGATTATAGCTTAGCGCAACATTTTGGCGTGAATTTAGCAGAGATTTTATCAGGCAAGATCAAAGCCGTATATCCTAAATTTGACGAACAAAAATATATAAAAAATGTAGCAAGCAAGGTTGATGATCTAGCCTATTCAGACAGGATAGAGCTTCACGCAATAGAGCTTAACTCCGCGCTAAATTTAGACTACAAAGACCAAATAGAAATTTTAACAAGCATATTAGGCGAAGAAAATCCAAACGAAACAGGTATGTTTAAAAAATACTATTGGGTTCTTCCTATCGGCAAATTTGTTGAAATTTACGGAATTAACGACTTTGAAACCTCCATAAATGCGATTGCCGAGATAACTAAGCGAAACACGGGCGAATATGCGATAAGAGTATTTATAAGAAAATATCCAAACGAAATGCTAGAAGTTATGCGAAACTGGGCGAAGTCCCGTAACTTTCACCTAAGGCGTCTTGCATCTGAGGGCTTGCGTCCGAAGCTTCCTTGGGCGAGTAAGCTTGAAAATTTCATAGATGATCCAAAGCCTGTTTTTGAAATTTTAGAGCTTTTAAAAGAGGATAATGTAAAATTCGTGCAAAGATCGGTGGCAAATCACATGAATGACTATCTAAAGCTAAATTTTGACGCAGCCAAAGAGCTTCTTAGTAAATGGGCGAAATCCAAAAATCAAAACACGCAGTGGATAGTAAAACACGCCACAAGAAAGATTAAAATTTAG
- a CDS encoding DUF6622 family protein produces MNTITEAILYTPWWVFVIFIALIFLGYKQSFDRTLCFTKAVVFPILMLVFSIFSLLSSFGFLFCSSLSWLIGLILGIIIGLYKFKSQITKISSDSFLIKGNRVYIVIMMAIFFAKYIVAYSEARNLEILKSNLFISSASFILGVFSGIFTARILAILRLR; encoded by the coding sequence ATGAATACTATAACCGAGGCTATTTTATATACGCCTTGGTGGGTTTTTGTGATATTTATCGCTTTGATTTTTCTAGGCTACAAGCAAAGCTTTGATCGCACTCTATGCTTTACAAAAGCGGTTGTTTTTCCTATTTTAATGCTAGTCTTTTCAATTTTTAGCCTTTTATCGTCATTTGGATTTTTATTTTGCTCATCTTTGAGTTGGCTAATAGGTCTTATTTTGGGTATTATTATAGGTTTATACAAATTTAAATCTCAAATCACAAAAATATCTTCGGATTCGTTTTTAATCAAGGGCAATAGAGTCTATATAGTAATCATGATGGCAATTTTTTTTGCAAAATATATAGTTGCTTACAGCGAAGCTAGAAATCTTGAAATACTTAAATCAAATTTATTTATAAGCTCAGCAAGCTTTATACTAGGAGTTTTCAGCGGAATATTTACCGCTAGAATTTTAGCAATACTACGTTTAAGATAA
- the ychF gene encoding redox-regulated ATPase YchF, translating into MGLGVGIVGLPNVGKSTTFNALTKAQNAESANYPFCTIEPNKAVVPVPDKRLNELAKIVNPNKIQYSTIDFVDIAGLVKGASSGEGLGNKFLSNIRETEVILHIVRCFEDENITHVEGGVDPVRDVEIIETELILADIEQLNKKIERLNKDAKANQKGAKEALEIATKLLAHLNEGKSASSFEDREEEAFVSLNKELRLLSAKEVIYGANVDEEGISEDNKYVKKLRDFAARSGHEVIKLCAKIEEELVGLSDEEAHEFLSSLGANESGLEKIIRTAFAKLNLISYFTAGVVEVRAWTITKGWKAPKAASVIHNDFERGFIRAEVISYDDYIACNGETGAKEAGKMRLEGKEYIVQDGDVMHFRFNV; encoded by the coding sequence ATGGGTCTTGGAGTAGGTATCGTAGGACTTCCGAACGTCGGCAAATCAACTACTTTTAATGCTCTTACAAAGGCGCAAAATGCAGAAAGCGCAAACTACCCGTTTTGCACGATCGAGCCAAACAAGGCCGTCGTGCCGGTGCCTGATAAGAGATTAAACGAGCTAGCTAAAATCGTAAATCCAAATAAAATTCAGTATTCTACTATAGATTTTGTCGATATCGCAGGACTTGTTAAAGGCGCAAGCTCGGGCGAAGGACTTGGAAATAAATTTCTTTCAAACATCCGCGAAACCGAAGTCATACTTCATATAGTGCGCTGCTTTGAGGATGAAAACATCACTCACGTAGAAGGCGGCGTAGATCCGGTGAGAGATGTAGAAATCATAGAAACCGAGCTAATCCTAGCCGATATCGAGCAGCTAAATAAAAAAATCGAACGCCTGAATAAAGATGCAAAAGCCAATCAAAAAGGTGCAAAAGAAGCGCTTGAAATAGCAACCAAGCTTTTAGCCCACCTAAATGAGGGCAAGAGCGCAAGTAGCTTTGAAGACAGAGAAGAAGAGGCGTTTGTATCCTTAAATAAAGAACTAAGGCTACTTAGCGCAAAAGAAGTAATATATGGCGCAAATGTCGACGAGGAAGGCATAAGCGAAGATAATAAGTATGTAAAAAAACTTCGTGATTTTGCCGCTCGTTCAGGGCATGAGGTGATAAAACTATGCGCCAAGATAGAAGAGGAGCTTGTAGGACTAAGCGACGAAGAAGCGCATGAGTTTTTAAGCTCGCTTGGCGCAAACGAAAGCGGTCTTGAAAAGATCATTCGCACCGCTTTTGCTAAACTAAATTTGATAAGCTATTTTACCGCAGGCGTTGTCGAGGTGCGAGCATGGACGATCACAAAAGGCTGGAAAGCTCCAAAAGCCGCAAGCGTAATTCACAACGACTTTGAGCGAGGCTTCATCAGAGCAGAGGTAATCAGCTATGATGACTACATAGCTTGTAATGGCGAAACAGGTGCAAAAGAAGCGGGCAAAATGCGTCTTGAAGGCAAAGAATATATAGTGCAAGACGGCGATGTAATGCACTTTAGGTTTAATGTTTAA
- a CDS encoding leucyl aminopeptidase yields MQFSIVNKKIDAIKADLELIFVVDKNLKHKFIKDDKSFKFSNYKGDGSLLLIENARLYIPLAKLEFEEFRLAAAKAYNAVKGLNVKKLKLASYLGECTKMSFQSLVEGFVLGAYEFNKYKEKKEAYALDEIIFSSEEFNGKEVDISKAQLGIKHGEIMANAANFTKDIVNEIPEIYTPVKMAEDAQILAKNLKNVTCKIYDEKFLKKESMNAFLAVNRASVHPPRLIHLVYKPKSPKKKIVFVGKGLTYDSGGLSLKPADYMLTMKADKGGAAAALGIIKGASELELPFEIHAVCGATENMIGGNAYKPDDVLISRSGVSIEVRNTDAEGRLVLADCLSWAQELKPDILIDMATLTGACVVGLGEYTIGLMGNNEELKSELKAKSAKSGEFASILEFNRFLKELVKSQIADVSNTASSRYGGAITAGIFLDKFIKEEFKDKWIHQDIAGPAYTEKAWGYNQSGATGAGVRMNLYYLNALAKEL; encoded by the coding sequence ATGCAATTTAGTATAGTCAATAAAAAAATAGATGCCATAAAAGCCGATTTGGAGCTGATCTTTGTCGTGGATAAAAATTTAAAGCATAAATTTATAAAAGACGACAAAAGCTTTAAATTTAGCAACTACAAAGGCGATGGCTCCCTACTTCTCATAGAAAATGCAAGACTTTATATACCATTAGCCAAACTTGAATTTGAAGAATTTAGACTAGCTGCGGCAAAAGCTTATAACGCCGTCAAAGGGCTAAACGTCAAAAAACTCAAGCTTGCAAGCTATCTTGGCGAATGCACCAAAATGAGCTTTCAAAGCTTGGTTGAAGGCTTTGTGCTTGGAGCTTACGAATTTAACAAATACAAAGAGAAAAAAGAAGCTTACGCGCTAGATGAGATCATCTTTAGCTCGGAGGAATTTAACGGCAAAGAAGTTGATATATCAAAAGCCCAACTTGGTATCAAGCACGGTGAGATAATGGCAAATGCGGCAAATTTCACCAAAGATATCGTAAATGAAATTCCTGAAATTTACACTCCGGTAAAAATGGCTGAAGATGCGCAAATTTTAGCTAAAAATTTAAAAAACGTAACATGCAAAATTTACGATGAAAAATTCCTAAAAAAAGAGAGTATGAACGCATTTTTAGCCGTAAATCGCGCAAGCGTGCATCCTCCTCGCCTCATACATCTTGTCTATAAACCAAAATCTCCTAAAAAGAAGATCGTATTTGTAGGCAAAGGCTTAACATACGATAGCGGCGGACTTAGCTTAAAGCCTGCTGATTATATGCTTACGATGAAAGCCGATAAAGGAGGAGCGGCGGCGGCGCTTGGTATCATTAAGGGAGCAAGCGAACTTGAGCTGCCTTTTGAAATTCACGCTGTTTGCGGAGCGACTGAAAACATGATAGGAGGAAACGCCTACAAGCCTGATGATGTACTGATCTCACGCTCAGGAGTGAGCATAGAAGTAAGAAACACTGACGCAGAAGGTCGTTTGGTGCTTGCTGACTGCCTAAGCTGGGCGCAAGAGCTAAAGCCTGATATCTTAATCGATATGGCGACACTTACGGGCGCTTGCGTAGTGGGTCTTGGCGAATACACCATAGGGCTTATGGGAAATAACGAGGAGCTAAAGAGCGAGCTTAAGGCAAAAAGCGCAAAAAGCGGTGAATTTGCTTCTATCTTAGAATTTAACCGCTTTTTAAAAGAGCTTGTAAAAAGCCAGATAGCAGACGTTAGCAACACCGCTTCAAGTAGATACGGCGGAGCCATCACGGCCGGCATATTCCTTGATAAATTCATAAAAGAAGAGTTTAAAGATAAATGGATTCATCAAGATATCGCAGGTCCTGCATATACCGAAAAAGCGTGGGGATACAACCAATCAGGCGCGACGGGTGCGGGCGTAAGAATGAATCTATATTATCTTAACGCACTTGCAAAGGAGCTGTAA
- a CDS encoding DedA family protein: protein MEAFFIDLLTKYGYIILFIWCMMEGEMALIMGGIMSHTGQMDLGLAIFIAGLGGFAGDQVYFYIGRYNKNFISKKLRSQRRKFAIAHILLKKNGWPIIFIQRYMYGLRTVIPMSIGLTRYDAKKFAFINLISAWCWAAITIIPAYFLGEHILDILDKAKEHWYIAIPIAATFLGALLYGFKRIENKILNERKNRRNAI, encoded by the coding sequence ATGGAGGCTTTTTTTATAGATCTTCTTACAAAATACGGATATATTATACTTTTTATATGGTGTATGATGGAAGGAGAGATGGCTCTCATTATGGGAGGTATCATGTCTCATACGGGACAGATGGATTTGGGACTTGCTATATTTATAGCAGGACTTGGCGGATTTGCAGGAGATCAAGTCTATTTTTACATAGGGAGATATAATAAAAATTTTATATCCAAAAAACTACGTTCCCAAAGAAGAAAATTCGCAATAGCCCATATACTTCTTAAGAAAAACGGATGGCCGATCATCTTTATTCAGCGCTATATGTACGGACTTAGGACTGTAATACCTATGAGTATAGGACTTACAAGATATGATGCCAAAAAATTTGCTTTTATAAATTTAATAAGCGCATGGTGTTGGGCTGCGATAACAATCATCCCTGCATATTTTTTAGGAGAGCATATACTAGATATTTTAGATAAGGCAAAAGAGCATTGGTATATAGCAATACCTATTGCTGCAACCTTCCTTGGGGCGCTTTTGTATGGATTTAAAAGGATAGAAAACAAGATATTAAATGAAAGGAAAAATAGACGTAATGCAATTTAG
- the apt gene encoding adenine phosphoribosyltransferase, translating to MRELSQKDKEFLLDSIRCIKDFPKPGIVFRDITTLLNNTEAFNFLMDHLFERYKDFEIDFIAGIESRGFIFGAALAARLRIPFVPIRKPKKLPYITISQKYSLEYGVDEIEIHIDAFGDKKDARVLLVDDLIATGGTAKASVELINQTDAKCVEACFLIDLKELKGSENLKPLTKIYSILEI from the coding sequence ATGAGAGAGTTAAGTCAAAAAGATAAAGAGTTTTTACTAGATTCAATCCGCTGTATCAAGGATTTTCCAAAACCCGGAATAGTTTTTCGCGATATAACTACTCTTTTAAATAATACCGAAGCTTTTAACTTTTTAATGGATCATCTATTTGAGAGATATAAGGATTTTGAGATCGACTTTATTGCAGGTATAGAATCGCGCGGATTTATATTCGGGGCGGCTCTCGCGGCAAGACTTAGGATACCTTTTGTGCCTATTAGAAAGCCTAAAAAGCTGCCTTATATAACGATTTCGCAAAAATACTCGCTTGAATACGGAGTTGACGAGATAGAAATTCATATAGATGCATTTGGCGATAAAAAGGATGCTAGAGTGCTTTTGGTAGATGATCTCATAGCCACCGGCGGCACGGCCAAAGCTTCGGTTGAGTTAATCAATCAAACCGACGCAAAGTGTGTTGAAGCGTGCTTTTTAATAGATTTAAAAGAGCTTAAAGGAAGCGAGAATCTAAAACCTCTTACAAAAATTTATAGTATTTTGGAGATCTAA
- the rpiB gene encoding ribose 5-phosphate isomerase B, which yields MNIEKIFIASDHAGFELKDEIKTFLKTLNLTVIDLGTNSSEVSVDYPDFANLMAENLKNQNEYGILICGTGIGISIAANRHKHIRCALCHDIYTASMAREHNDANIIAFGARTTKPEDAKEMIKKFFSSEFAGGRHLRRVDKLGCCRAQI from the coding sequence ATGAATATCGAAAAGATTTTTATAGCGAGCGACCACGCAGGATTTGAACTAAAAGACGAGATAAAAACATTTCTAAAAACCTTAAATTTAACAGTCATAGACCTTGGTACAAACAGCTCCGAAGTAAGCGTAGATTATCCAGATTTTGCAAACTTGATGGCGGAAAATTTAAAAAACCAAAACGAATATGGAATCCTAATCTGTGGAACAGGTATTGGAATATCAATTGCCGCCAATAGACACAAACATATTAGATGTGCGCTATGTCACGATATATACACAGCATCTATGGCAAGAGAGCATAATGATGCAAATATAATCGCTTTTGGTGCAAGAACTACAAAGCCAGAGGATGCAAAAGAGATGATAAAAAAATTCTTTTCATCCGAATTTGCGGGAGGAAGACACTTAAGAAGAGTCGATAAGCTGGGCTGCTGCAGGGCGCAAATATGA